Part of the Henckelia pumila isolate YLH828 chromosome 2, ASM3356847v2, whole genome shotgun sequence genome is shown below.
TCTGCTTTTCATAATTCTCTATCACTGGTTTACTGAGTTTCTCACTCACTGTTGGGATTTCAGAGCAATTAGCTGACTTGAATGACGAAGATGCTGCAAAAACCTTTGGAGACGAAAGTTCCACTCGTTGGTCTGATCATCTCACCCCAGCTGAGAGACGCTACATAGAACAAAGAGAGAAAATCGACTCACAGAAGCTGGCTAAAACGTCTAATAAATCACACAGGGATCGCATTCAGGATTTCAATCAATATCTTGCAAATATGAGCGAACATTATGACATTCCTAAAGTTGGCCCCGGCTAAGTAACATCAAATCCAGAGCATATGCAATATCACATGTAGTAGAACTTTTCCCTTCAAGTAAGTTTCATAGTATGGAACTGTTTGTATGATGATCTGTCATATGCCACCTTCAACTTTGATTCTCTTGTTTACCATGAGATGTGTGAGATAATATTGTGTTGCAACTACGCAAGGAGTTATTGTATCTTTTTAATCTTGCACTCAACTATGCAAATGTGTCTTCCTTGTGAGTTTTCTACCAGTTATTACCATGCTTATTCAAAATTCGATAGGTAGTGTGTGGCACATGTCCGACATGATTCAGGAAATGGCAATTGATGATGGTAGAAATCAGATTCAGACACACTGGTTCTGCTTTGAAGATGGATAGAACCGGTTCAATCTAGGCTTCTACCCGTTCTCATTTCGGAGGCTAGCTGTGAAAAGTAGCCTGGTTTGGTTTGGAATTGTTCGAGCTAGACAAaatgttatttaaaaataatcaattttgaaaatattttagtattttCTAAAACCTGGAAAACCTCTTTAACAAAGCTATATCCCATTGATAGTCTACTGTTACTTTGAATTGCTTATGACTTACATCACTTCGAACCATCATGAAATACAAATAACCCAAACTTTGGAATAATGAAATTACAATCGATCACGATTAGCAATGGTCGGAACTTGAGTTTACTTTCTCTCAAGGATGAGAAAGGTTATAAAATTTCTTGTTACAAATCTATTCCTGTGCAAGTCTTCATGCATGGTTTTATTCTTGACCTGGCATAACTTTATGATTggatttctgtttttttttttttttctttttttccttgCAATCAAGTGAGAGCAGTTGTCCCAAGAAAAAAGCGATCATGTTCTCCCCGGAACATGAAAATTTTCCTATTTTGATTTCGCTTACTTCTCCCTGCATTATATCCTGGCTCAGCCTCTGCACTCAATAACAATCGTATCGTTGAAGCTAGCAACGAGTATTGCCTGAAGCTTACATTTAAACTAATTGGCTTCTGGACCTTGGTATGAGCTTAACGCATCTCGAATATGCGTTTTTAGCTCTGTTGGATTCCTTTGCAATGCTACAATCCAACTTGTTACGATTAAAACTGGAGCAGTGGAATATTTGTTTCAATAAAACAATCAAGAGTTCATGAAATAACTGGTGTTCAAGTGGGCGGTAAGCTTGGTATGCCATAGGACCTTAAAAGTACACAAACATCATGTTTTTTATGTTAGCATTCGCTTAGCTGCAGTTCTCGTTTACTCCATTATTTAGGTAGATCGAGGCATTTGTGAAGCATTCTAAATTTACTGATAATTTATATTTCACAGTAACAAGTTTGGGATAAACAAATACAATAGGAGCCGTAATTAGATCTATGTTACAGATCACATCTTATAATCCAGCACAGCTATGACTTATTAAATCAGGAAAAAGAATTATACAAATATTCATCCATCGACGCCCTTTTATTGCAAACAACCAAAAAATCTCGGGGCGAGGAAAAAGTAGGCACACAAACCATATTTCAATAGGTAAATAAAGCCGAGGTATTCATCATCACCGGGTCTCGTCCTCAAGATTCCGGAAACCGGCGGTCAGGTCGTCGTGCAGTTTATTAAATTTAGCCACCAGGGCTTCCTCTCCTTCAGCCGGATCCTCAAATTTCTGGGAACTGCATAATTGCAAGAGTGCTCGAAATTAACAGCTATACATGAGTTTTTGGACATATATTTACATGTAAAAGCAAAAAATTTCGCCTCGCCCTTGGCCACGAATGGACTTACACCAAACGATAAAACAAATCTCCTAAACGATGCTTGATGAGGGTGTAAGTTATCTTTTGTCCATCCATACCAGCTCCTCGCTCCACTGCCTGTATTCGGAATTGCAACCATTAACATAAAGACTATCAAACTCACAGGTCATAATACAGTAAAGCCCACTCGCAAAATACACAAATCgagaaatttttatttgagGATAAGTAAAATAAACGTGCTTGCAAGTTGCTAGTTTTACCTGATTAGCCAAATTGTAGAAATGAATAATGTTGCGCATCATCCAAACAGACTTGTAGAATGGGCAAAATTTATCGTATCTGTAGCCAACAAAACACACATATGGGTCCGAAAAGTTAATCATTTGAGATTAGACTATTGAATTCGAAATGTGTAGGCAAGCACTAACGGAGTAAATGCATTCTGGGCAAGGTAGTCCTCCCTCAAGAGCTTTGCAGTTTCCAGGGTAATTTTATCTGTTTCAGCTAAAGCATCTTTTCCAACTAGCTGCAAGGAGCAAAAACAGTTGAATCACAATTCCATCACATAAAACTCTTGTATGGTTTAAACCTTCAAATTTCTGTTCTTGTACCTAATTATTTTACATCTTGATTGTTTTAATACTAATCGTAATCAGGCAAGACAGGCGATAATCGGTATCAGACAGTTGAAAAAAATAAGTAATTGAATTTGAACGTGATGGTACTAGAGTATAGGCCTCAATATTATCCCAAAAGAAACTGGAAAGATCTAAAGCTGGGAATTAGACTCGAAATGGTTAATTGGTATTGCTAAACAAAACCAAATGAGCTGTCACTGAATGAACATGTGTACTTTAAAAGGCAGCTCATAACCACCAAACttagtttataattaaaaaagagACAAACTCATAGCATGAAAAAATTCAACGCGTTGTCATCAATTCTCATAACATAAACTTGTTGAAATACAAACCTGGTATTTATTACCAGGTTATATTCAGACCTTAATGGAATTTCAGTCGATACCAATACCACAATAATTAGATCGGGGAAGAGCAGAATCAGAGCTTAGAAAAGCAAATATGGCCTCGTATGAGTAAGAAACAGAGAATCTCTATTCTAGTAATAGAAGTATAAAATCATTCTTTAGAACAGcacaataaaattcaataatCTCACAGGAGAGTCCAGAAATATACCAAGTCTTAAAGACTAGCAACTTAGACATGATTTCGCCTACTAGCTTAATAGAAAACAACTTAATCATGTTAGACCCAcaccaaagaaagaaaaaataaattagttgCTCAATCTTTAACCTACTTCGTCATGAAAAGAACATTCAGAACAAAAAACAGCACAAACCTGCACGATTTCATTCAAGTCATCCTCTCTTTGCAGCACTTCACGAGCTTTTGTcctgatatcaataaaatctGGATCAAACTTCTCGTAAAATGATTCCAAGGCCTGAAAGTAACAAATTTCAGCATAGTGTAAAAATATTAGGATTTACGAGCAAACACATGCAGAGAAACAAGCTTAAAACTGCGTATCagttgataaattttaaaacatacccCGGAATACTTAGAATAAGATATAAGCCAGTTTACAGAAGGAAAATGTTTCCTCTGTGCCAATTTTTTGTCCAGACCCCAAAAAACCTGAAACACAGAAACACACGAGTGTACAGAGTATATCATGGTTAAAAGAAAATGAATGTTTATAACTACCTGTACAATACTAAGAGTTGCTGATGTAACAGGATCGGAGAAATCTCCTCCTGGGGGAGAAACAGCACCAACAATTGTGACACTTCCGGTTCTCTCAGGTCCACCAAGACATTTAACTTTACCAGCACGTTCATAGAAGGATGCCAAACGCGCAGCTAAATAAGCGGGATATCCACTGTCTGCAGGCATTTCAGCCTGTAAAACGTAAAAAGTTACAGCTAAGCACTATAACGAATATGACACATCCAAATGCATAAAATCACACAATCACGTCCCTAATGAACTGGACATTGCTATAATGAAACTGGCCTAATGTTTCTGAATTACTTGCTAGATCTCCCATCTATTCTTTTAAAATTGAGTTGACAAGTAATGTGTTCTATGAGGAGCCAAACATGGGAGAAGGTGTCACAAATTAGCCATGAAGACTATCTACAAGGAAAAGTACATCTGAACGTAAATTACAAATAGGAGCTTCTAAGTAGAGGagagaaattaaaaaaagagGGGCTGGTCTCACAAGACTAAACTCAACATAGGTTATAGAGCAGACAACAAATCCTGCCAAATAAATAGTGTACGAGATAGATTTTCTACTCATGGACCTTAATGCATTTGAAGTTATGTTCGATTTCCAATTTCCATGATATTCAGAACCACTAGGGCTTGAATTGTGATTCCTTGTGTAGTCAAGCTCAGCGTGGATTAATTATCAGAGATATCCACAATGATCTAATGCAGAGAAGAATTGATCAATCATGGCCCACAATTAGAGAAATGATGCTCAAATAAGCAATAAATTGAGTCACAGTGAAACAATCAAAAGGATACATACCAGACGGCCAGAAATCTCACGCAATGCCTCTGCCCATCGAGAAGTTGAATCTGCCATCATACTGACATTGTAGCCCATATCTCTAAAATATTCAGCAATGGTAATTCCTGGGCATTCACAAGTCATTCTTAATAGTAAGATACAGCATAAACAACTTTATTGTCAAAGGGAAAAATTGCAAAGACAAATGGTAGCTGAATCAACGCGCGGAATAAACAATGAAAATTTCTATACAGGTTCAAGTACAAAGTACGTCAAGTGTCAGTCCCTACGGTAGTTTGAAGGGGTTGAGAAGATCAAGATTCATGGCTACACACTTGCatatatattcaatttattCTGAACCATAATCGATCAAAAACCTATAACTAAATGACTTGTATGGAGTATGGACAAATGATGCAGTCAAGTAACCAATGAGAATAGCCGGAATCGACAATTTTAGAAACAGAAATGAGGTGACACTCAGCAACACCATAGGTACATAATTTACTCAGATGAAACAGTACTCTGATCGCAAGCAACAAATTAGTGCAACTCGAGAAAAAGAAATGTTTTTGAGCAGTATAAAGATGATCCCTCGTGAATTGAAAATTGAATAACTGCACTTCTACGAATAGTTGATCAACCATAAATGAAGAAATCAGCTACCAGCAGCAAATATTTTGAGGGAGGGTGCTCAATTTTGATTGCAAAACTCAGTTCCGTTTTACTTTCGAGAATAGCCAtcgatttcttctagattaacgTGATTGCATAATATTATAAGTATTTCAAAGGAACAGATATATCAAGAGCACACAACCGATGGCATGTTCAGTTACCTGTGTAAATTGAAGCCTCTCGAGCAGCCACAGGCATATTTGATGTATTAGCTACCAGTGTTGTACGCTTCATAACAGATTCCTCTCGACCATCAGGCAGCGTCATCGTCAATTGTGGGAAATCCATAAGCACCTGTAATTGTTATCTAGATTAAACCCTTCATGATGCCACAAGAGCCTATTAACGACAAAGTAAACTGTGTACCTCTGCCATTTCATTTCCTCTTTCCCCACAACCAACGTAGACTACAGTATCGGAGTTAGAATACTGCATTTTATATAAGTGGAAGAGGACAGAAGCAAAGTAAGTTTTGCAAGTGAGAAATTACAAGtgcaacaaaaaaacaaaattactgATGATGTGTGGCTCATCTGACACCAAGGTCGCAAGTATGGAACGACATCTCGAGATCGAGACCGATTGTAACAATCCCCTccacttcaaaaaaaaaattacaaaattatgaCATAAATGATGTAAGTCGATGAAGTTCACCTTCGAAAGTGCCTGACTAATAACAGTTTTTCCACAACCAAATGCACCAGGAATGGCACAGGTACCACCAAGTACAGAGGGGAATAGAGCATCAAGAACACGCTGAGTGCAACAAAAGTGATAAGCATGGACAAAAATTAGAATAAAATGGAAACACAGACTTGAAAGAAATAATTCCCAAAAAAATTGGTTACCTGTCCAGTCAAAAGAGGAGTATCAGCAGCAAGCTTCGAAGCCACAGGCCTAGGAGTACGCACTGGCCAACTCTGCAACAAGTATGTTTGTTATATAAATTCGCACAATAACCCATGTTTAAAATAATCCTAGATTGAAAAAGCTTGCCTGAAGCATGGTAAATTTCTTTTTTACACCTTGAAACTCAAGCTCAAGGACAGTGTCCTACAAATGGAGACAACTCAATGCattagaatttgataattttttccTGAAAATACAATAGGAATCATATGCGTTTATTGTGCTGTTTGCCAAGGGACCGAACCTTCAGTGAATACTGACCAGCAGGCGCAACGTAGGATATCTTCCCCATAGCATCAGGAGGAAGGGCAACATGATGTTCCATCAAACTGTTCTCAAATACAGTCTGCAAAGAGATTATTGCACAAACATATAAAACACCTATCAATAACATTTTATTGGGAGGATATTCAGTTTCTACAGAAATATTTCTGTCAAACTCACCGCAAATAAGTCACCACCCGTCAAAAGATCTCCCTCTCCTGCTATGACAAACCAGACTAGATTATCAAGGATGCATCAAGAAACAAAGAAATCATTTGAGCATCAAAACAATGTTGAATTTAGAAGAGGATCAATAACAGGGACCTATTTTCTTCGGCTGAAATTCCCAAAGAGTATCTTTGTCAAGTGCAGGCACAGACACACCACGAGGAATATAAACATCACCAGATTTTATGGCAATTGTTTTTAGAGGCCTCTGCATTGAGTGTTTGACCCGAAGCAAATGAAAGAGGTACCATTAGGCAACATTCACAGACTGAACGATAAAAAACAGCTGCTGTATGACAAAGCATCAAGAGTTTCAAATTTTGATATTGGCAAAAATTTACAAACCTGGATACCATCAAATATATTTCCCAAAATTCCTGGACCCAATTCCACAGATAAAGGCTGTAAAAGGTTTGTGTGTGAGATGTAACAAAGTTGATAGAAAAAACTCACAAACATCTCATAACTTAGGAGTTAATGATGTAATATTAGAACCTTGTGTGTACGAAGAACGGGATCATTCACCGTTAGTCCAGCTGTTTCTTCATATACTGAAATAAAAACAACAAAAGCCACAAACCATAATCACACACCATAATGCATTTGTATTTGGAAACCTAGACAAGGAGAAAACGAAGAAGAAGCACTTTCTCTTATCCTTGTTTGACTTGAAGAGTTGTTAGGGGGTTGGCATGGTGTGGATATGGGATGACAAAAGAAGGGTGATGTTCGGAAAAAAGTTTAATTCTGCAAAATGAAACAAAAGCTGATAGAAAGGAGAGAATGAAGGACTCAAAAAACACAAACCTTGAATAGTGGCAGAATCTCCTTCCAATCGAATGATTTCCCCTATTAGGTTGTCATGCCCTACACGAACTAGTTCATACATAGCAGCTCCTCCCATTCCATCAGCAACAACCACAGGTCCAGAAACCTATGGAAAAGGAGTAAAGCATAATCCTATAAGAAATGCTAGTATTATTTTAACATGAAAATCTTTAATCTGTAGAAACGTGAATGTTATTTTAACATGAAAATCTTTGCTACTGTAAGTAAAAAAAATGACATTGTAATTCCATCAGCAAGAAAAGTATCCCCATTTTCTCATTTTTGTGCATCGTAGGCTACAAAGTCTGAAGTAAAGTCCAAAAGTATCCATATAAACTATATAAAGCTGTTGCCTCTCTCTAGACAAAGAATGGCCTTATCCAGAAAGAATACATGGTATACAACATTCTTTTAAGCATCGCACATAAGAACTTAGATAATGAAAAGTCCAAGAAAATCGATCAACAAAAAAAGGGAAAAGGAAATCCACCAAATGCTTTTACAATGATCTATGACGACGGTTCATTGCACCTAATACCTTCTTCCCCATCTAAACCTTACACAACCTAATATCGAACTCGAGCATCTTTAAGAGAGAGAAAAGCATGTAAAATGTGATGACATTATcagaaaaataacaaaaaactaAAACTTGAAAACATGCACCCCCAATCAACAATATGTTGAAAACCAATCCTATGCACAACACAAAATGATGTAATAGATACTAGAAATGGAAAAGGTGCTAAATCCAAGCTAGAAAAATCCCAATGGAAGGGAAGGAAAATACCCCCTTGATTGTGTGAGAGAGTTCGAAATTCAAATAACTTGACAAAGCACTAGTGTGTCCATTCTGAAAAACCAACCATAAACCCAAAATTCCCcaccaaaactaggatccacgaAAGCCAGCAACTTTTCACTTCCAAGCAAGAAGCAAAGCAGCAGTAACTCAGTCAAAagtaaaatgaataaaattactGCGATCTGAAGAAAGTGGAAGCAGGTAAAAATGCAAGCACCAACAACGCGTGAAAATGGCTAAACAAAGCGCAATCTGGGCAAGAGGATGAACCTTGCGAACGTAACCGTACTCGCTTTCCTTCTCGGCATCCTCGAAGGTTGTCAACGGACCTCCGAACACAGACGGCATTTCTCAAACAAAAACAGATCGAATCCAAAAACCAAACAATCAGTGGTAGAAGAACGGAGACTGGACTAATAAGATCCGATCGGCGATTCAGCTACCCTATCTGAACTCGATCACCGATCAATATTTATGCGAGAGAAACTCAAATGACAGAAGACCGAGGGGGAACGTGCAGTGATTGATGCACTTGCTTCTAGCTAATTACTGATTCGATAGATATAACTCTGGCCTCCCTTTGTGGTGGTTATTACGTTGTAATGGAATGGCGTGTAATATATATTTAGCgacaatttaattattttttaaaaatataaaaattatcttgataaaaaaaaaaaaaaaagagttttgtGGTAAAGTGGagagaaataataaaaaattattgttcataatttaataaaaattgataaatgataaaatttaaaaaaggtGACGAAGATAAAAGGAGATAAAAATGTTTTAGAAAAGTTACTAATTTAAGATTTAACATAAAAGAGAGTTGTGTTAAATTTAGAAgtaaattaaaagaatttttgGTGTGATTTGACACACAAAAAACGGTTAGTATAACGGGTGGAACTATTATATaatagtgtgtgtgtgtatgtatatgtgtgtgtgagtTTTGATATGTTGTCCACCCATCGTGTCCACCTCCGTGTCTATCATTGAGGTGACACTCAAGTATTttcgcacgtgatactggggaAGAACCAAGAGATTTGATCAGTATTGTTTGATTCTATCAGAGATACAACTAGTAATCAGGGTCTTGATTAAATTATGAATGGGAATTCTGACTGATAGATTTACTTAGGAAAATTTCTCTGTAAGAATTGGAATATGATTGTTGGGTTGTCAAGTAATAACAATTTTTCATCAGGACACCGAGATGACTTATACTGGGAAATGTGAACTGTGATCAAGAGTAGACATGATAGAGTATATTTTTAATGTTGctctggaagtcttttgtacttcagagggttATGGAAAATTTACccagtctagagatcattgcaatagttacgttaaagtataacatagtgtcagtttgataaccttgaaaatatacttgattttattggtAAATAAAACTGTGTTGGGATAAGTGTTTCCTGACTATGAACATTTTGCACCAGAAGAGTTTGGGATCTACCAGATGATTGATCTAGTTAGTGTTTGACggatgtcatgagcctgctaagttacagcatgATTCAgcagtatgagaattcacttggatagtgaaagttgagcacttaggtgttcatgtctGCTTTGAAAATAGTTGGTTAGACTGGTGCAAGATTAGTATCCAATGACTATTTGTGACTATCATCTGATGCAATCAGAGATATACGTAATTGTTTCCAAGAGGAATATCAGATATTATGGGGGCAAGTATGTGTTTTGAGATAGTAATGTAATAGAATTGTCAGGATGGTTTATTCTGATAATTACATCTACATGAATAGACTGGTGTCATCAAGTATTTAAGATCTAGCATCATTATTAAGAGATATCTCTAGTTTTTGAGATATGATGATACAAGTAACAATCCAATCTTTAGAGAATTTACTCAGGATTTGAGTATCAAATTTAAAAGAATTCCAGTGATGTTGACCAGTGTTTGGGTCAGTAGGATGTCACTGTAAGGGAATAATCAAGTTTCTTGTACTTGTTACAAACAGTGATGATCTAGAATCAGTGATATTGATTAAAAGATCTGATAAACATATGATTGATCATGGAATCTAGCAAGATTGCACCAAGTGTTTAGACATAGAGAAAGACAGCAGCCGAGACCTATATATATACCTGgtctggcaggattgttgtcactatTTATCCAGGTTGTGTCTATTGGATGTGCTAGATTATCGAATGATGGGTATATAAAATGGAATTACTTGTGAATTATGATATCCGAAATCAGTTAGTCAGGATTCAGTGAGAATCTGAAGAGTTCAAGAAATCAaaaattgtggacaacgacgttgtcacatgTTAGTCCTTAGTACAAGGATTTGTGTACTCAATTCTAGTGAAAGAGAATGAGGCATTCTGTTTCTTGATGTTGAGTGAGTCAACATATTTTAGACTTAACATCAACAATCCAGAGGTTTGTATCATGGGTAttgattcctgagtggaaatagGAATTATGATACAGTGAGGATTGTGATGTACTGACTCACCAAGACAACATAATACTTTTATGTAATTGAGATGTCACTTTTGACTGTAGTGAATACACATTCGAGAGATCGTGAATTTTCATGGAATATTTGTAAGCATTCTCAGCAAATGAGGGTTTAGAATTGTTttcagattctgggggagttctCAGCATGTCTTTGGGATTACTCTCAGTAAGAGTATAACCGACTATATGGAGACTGATGATCAGTTTGGATATAGTAtctgtattttggattttgaccAGCTTGGCGGAATCAGGTTTCAATGATTGGATAGTAATTAACAAGTTATCACATTAATAATGGTGAGATACCATTTGACAAGTTGTGTGAACGAGGATGTGATGCTTCAATGTTCGGAAAAGGAATTTTGGGAAACAATTTATATTGAAAAACCAAGAGTTAATTCTCATAGTGTTGTTATAGCTGTTTAACCAGGAAAGATATCTCTGAAATTTATTGATCTAATTGGTATATTGGACAATATGTGAGATATAGTTCAAGCAAGTATTGTTGTTTTATGGGTCTAGAATCCACAATGTGTTCTATTTATCACAGTTAAGATGAGTTTTAACAAACTATTCAAAGGGACGGTGGATACAGATCTGACATTTGTGGAAAGACCATGATGTTTACTGAACCATTTGAAAGATCTTGTAAAATGATGTGAATAAAGAACTTTTATTTCTTATTCAAGTTTGTATCGGTACTTAAGAtgtatttcgaggacgaaattatcttaagagggggagaatgtagtagctcggttccattttacaagattaattttctaatcatgtttagaattaataaaatatgattaagagattttaatatgatctaaCAGACCAAGGATTTGGGTCTAGAATGTCCGAAAAatggttaatgggcttattgggctcggacagttcggaggatccgcaCTAGGTTCGGAGGGTCTAAACCAGGACAGTTCGGAGGCACGAATGGAGTTCAAAGGTAgggtgagatcggacgatccgatctagGGATCGGACTGTTTGAACTCTCCATGGACAAGTGTCAAATAGATTTGAACAGGTGTATCGGACAtaagagatcggacgatccgaagagggatcggaccatccgaacttgcATGAATGCGACATGGAAATCATGCAAAGATCGAACCGTCCAAACCGGAGATCGGACCGTCTGATtgaagcctataaataggggttcgaGGCCTCATTTTTAAATGCAAATGTATCCTCTCCTTTTCCCATGTTAGCTCGATTTTAATAGATTTTGGgaactcttatttt
Proteins encoded:
- the LOC140884364 gene encoding uncharacterized protein, translating into MSAYDNVVTGKLKLKGKALDVKAGGMKKKKKQKKEYEQIPQAIEHELSEKQLADLNDEDAAKTFGDESSTRWSDHLTPAERRYIEQREKIDSQKLAKTSNKSHRDRIQDFNQYLANMSEHYDIPKVGPG
- the LOC140885487 gene encoding V-type proton ATPase catalytic subunit A — its product is MPSVFGGPLTTFEDAEKESEYGYVRKVSGPVVVADGMGGAAMYELVRVGHDNLIGEIIRLEGDSATIQVYEETAGLTVNDPVLRTHKPLSVELGPGILGNIFDGIQRPLKTIAIKSGDVYIPRGVSVPALDKDTLWEFQPKKIGEGDLLTGGDLFATVFENSLMEHHVALPPDAMGKISYVAPAGQYSLKDTVLELEFQGVKKKFTMLQSWPVRTPRPVASKLAADTPLLTGQRVLDALFPSVLGGTCAIPGAFGCGKTVISQALSKYSNSDTVVYVGCGERGNEMAEVLMDFPQLTMTLPDGREESVMKRTTLVANTSNMPVAAREASIYTGITIAEYFRDMGYNVSMMADSTSRWAEALREISGRLAEMPADSGYPAYLAARLASFYERAGKVKCLGGPERTGSVTIVGAVSPPGGDFSDPVTSATLSIVQVFWGLDKKLAQRKHFPSVNWLISYSKYSGALESFYEKFDPDFIDIRTKAREVLQREDDLNEIVQLVGKDALAETDKITLETAKLLREDYLAQNAFTPYDKFCPFYKSVWMMRNIIHFYNLANQAVERGAGMDGQKITYTLIKHRLGDLFYRLVSQKFEDPAEGEEALVAKFNKLHDDLTAGFRNLEDETR